A region of the Oceanihabitans sp. IOP_32 genome:
ACTTTAAAAGCATCGTCTACCACTTCGGTTTGCTTTAAAAGCTCTTGACTCTTATCGGTCATATTATACTCGAAAGTGCTCATTGGCGTAGTTAACGAGCTGTACATAAAGCGCAACACATCGGTATCAAAATCTAAATTAGAGGTTGTTGCGGCGAAATAAGCTGGATCGTTAAACTGGATATAATGATCGTCTGTGCCGTCCCATTTCATAACTCTAATGGTGCGTAACCCCTCTTTTCGCTCTTCTGCAACTAAATAGTTTTGAAACAGATCCATACCTTGAAAAAATACATTCTCTCTATGTGGGATTACATCTACCCAATGTTCTTTTTCTGTTTTATTTACTGGTGTTTTAACCAATTTAAAGTTTTTAGCGTCCTTATTGGTTCTAATATAAAAATGGTCTTCAAAATGATCGAGCGTGTATTCTAAATTTTTCTCTCTAGGTTGGATAACCTTCCATTCGCCATCTGGTGTGTTGGCATCTAAAACTCGAAATTCGGTTGATAAGGTTTGGAAACTTCCAATAACCAAATAGGCATCAGACTTTGTTTTACCTACACCGCATCTAAAGGTATCGTCTTTCTCTTCGTAAACCACGACATCTTCAGACTGGTCTGTACCAATAACATGTTTTACAATTTTATTTTGACGTAAGGTTTGTGGATCTTTTGTGGTGTAAAACACGGTTTTTCCGTCGTTTGCCCAAGTTGCACTTCCGCCAGTATTGCTTAGTTTATCTTCTAATAATTCGCCCGTTTCTAAATTTTTAAAATAGATGGTGTATTGGCGTCTAGAAACCGTATCGATGGCAAAAGCCAGCATTTTATTGTTTGGACTTACCGAACGACCACCAAAACCATAGTATGCATGACCTTTAGCCATTTCTGGGCCGTTAAGCATAATTTCCTCTTGAGCGCCTTCTTCTAATTTTTTTCTACAATACAAAGCATAATCGTCGCCCTCTTCAAAACGTGTGTAATACGAGTAACCGTTATCGTTTACAGGAACCGATTGGTCGTCTTTTTTTATTCTACCAACAATTTCGTTGTATAATTTATCTTGGAGCTCGGTAGTATGCGCCATGGCTTTACTTAAATAATCGTTCTCTGCATTTAAGTAGTCTAACACATCTTGTGTTTGTGCATCGGGTGTTTCGGCATTTTTTTGCTCGTCGCTTAAACGCATCCAGAAATAATTATCGATACGTGTGTCGTCGTGAACGGTTAATTCTTTCGGGATTTTTTTAGCCACTGGAGCTTC
Encoded here:
- a CDS encoding S9 family peptidase; translated protein: MKHSIYTLLILTIMISSCKSNDTERPHLSLEAPVAKKIPKELTVHDDTRIDNYFWMRLSDEQKNAETPDAQTQDVLDYLNAENDYLSKAMAHTTELQDKLYNEIVGRIKKDDQSVPVNDNGYSYYTRFEEGDDYALYCRKKLEEGAQEEIMLNGPEMAKGHAYYGFGGRSVSPNNKMLAFAIDTVSRRQYTIYFKNLETGELLEDKLSNTGGSATWANDGKTVFYTTKDPQTLRQNKIVKHVIGTDQSEDVVVYEEKDDTFRCGVGKTKSDAYLVIGSFQTLSTEFRVLDANTPDGEWKVIQPREKNLEYTLDHFEDHFYIRTNKDAKNFKLVKTPVNKTEKEHWVDVIPHRENVFFQGMDLFQNYLVAEERKEGLRTIRVMKWDGTDDHYIQFNDPAYFAATTSNLDFDTDVLRFMYSSLTTPMSTFEYNMTDKSQELLKQTEVVDDAFKVENYTSERLFATATDGTKVPVSLVYKKGVEKNGKNPLLLYAYGSYGNSMEPTFSSTRLSLLDRGFIYAIAHIRGGQEMGRDWYEDGKLLKKKNTFTDFIDVGQFLIDENFTNSNQLYAYGGSAGGLLMGAVLNMQSDMWNGVVAAVPFVDVVSTMLDETIPLTTFEFDEWGNPKNKEYYNYMKSYSPYDNVEAKDYPNILITTGYWDSQVQYWEPAKWIAKLRELKTDDNLLIMECNMETGHGGASGRFERYKTQALTYAFLLDLEGIKE